Proteins from a genomic interval of Spea bombifrons isolate aSpeBom1 chromosome 4, aSpeBom1.2.pri, whole genome shotgun sequence:
- the SNAPC5 gene encoding snRNA-activating protein complex subunit 5, which yields MLSRLQELKKEEETLLKIKASLHDQLNRLKVEELALQSMINCGAEEDQKSSSEAAEEGEMHMDNEAVINQTELQLSTMDYTQDQEEMEEEEEESDS from the exons ATGCTCAGCCGCCTGCAGGAGctgaagaaagaggaggagactCTGCTTAAGATTAAAGCGTCCCTCCATGACCAGCTCAACAGGCTAAAG GTTGAGGAACTTGCTCTTCAGTCCATGATAAACTGCGGAGCGGAGGAGGACCAGAAGTCCTCATCTGAGGCAGCGGAGGAG GGGGAAATGCACATGGATAACGAAGCTGTTATAAATCAGACAGAGCTGCAGCTGAGCACTATGGATTATACCCAGGACCAGGAAGAaatggaggaggaagaagaggagtcGGACTCTTAA
- the RPL4 gene encoding 60S ribosomal protein L4 encodes MRSHIAAHSAFSFLFSPWPPSRSSEEPAVSMACARPLISVYSEKGESSGKNVTLPAVFRAPIRPDIVNFVHTNLRKNNRQPYAVSKLAGHQTSAESWGTGRAVARIPRVRGGGTHRSGQGAFGNMCRGGRMFAPTKTWRRWHRRVNTTQKRYAICSAVAASGLPALVMSKGHRIEEIPEVPLVVEDKVENYKKTKEAVLLLKKLKAWNDIKKVYASQRMRAGKGKMRNRRRIQRRGPCIIYNEDNGIIKAFRNIPGITLLNVSKLNVLRLAPGGHVGRFCIWTESAFRKLDDLYGTWRKAATLKADYNLPMHKMTNTDLGRILKSQEIQKALRAPIKKVKRRELKKNPLKNLRIMMRLNPYAKTAKRNAILRQAANIKAKETKPVKVKKPIKKKPVKEEKPAK; translated from the exons AT GCGGAGTCATATAGCGGCGCACTCCGCCTTCTCCTTCCTTTTCTCTCCGTGGCCGCCATCAAGAAGCAGCGAGGAGCCGGCGGTCAGCATG gCCTGCGCTCGTCCTTTGATATCTGTGTACTCCGAAAAGGGGGAATCTTCTGGCaaaaatgtcactctgcctGCCGTATTCAGGGCACCAATTCGCCCAGATATTGTCAACTTTGTCCACACCAATCTGCGCAAGAATAACAGGCAGCCCTATGCTGTGAGCAAGCTTGCTG gTCATCAGACTAGTGCTGAATCATGGGGTACTGGACGGGCTGTTGCCCGTATTCCTCGTGTCCGCGGAGGTGGAACTCACCGCTCTGGCCAGGGTGCTTTCGGAAAT ATGTGTCGTGGAGGGCGTATGTTTGCTCCAACCAAGACCTGGAGGCGCTGGCATCGTAGAGTCAATACAACCCAGAAGCGTTATGCTATCTGCTCTGCTGTGGCAGCTTCTGGTCTTCCTGCTCTAGTTATGTCTAAAG GCCACCGTATTGAGGAGATCCCAGAAGTACCCCTTGTTGTTGAGGACAAAGttgaaaactacaaaaaaacaaaggaagcAGTCCTGCTACTAAAGAAGCTTAAAGCTTGGAATGACATAAAGAAG GTGTATGCATCTCAGCGCATGCGTGCTGGCAAGGGTAAGATGAGGAACAGACGTCGCATCCAGCGTAGAGGGCCTTGCATCATCTATAACGAAGACAATGGCATTATCAAAGCCTTCAGAAATATCCCAG GAATCACTCTTCTGAATGTAAGTAAACTGAACGTTCTGAGGTTGGCTCCTGGTGGTCATGTTGGAAGATTCTGCATCTGGACAGAAAGTGCTTTCCGCAAACTGGATGACCTTTATGGCACATGGCGCAAAGCAGCCACTCTAAAGGCAGACTACAA CCTTCCCATGCACAAGATGACAAACACAGATCTGGGCAGAATCCTGAAGAGTCAGGAAATCCAGAAAGCACTGCGTGCaccaat CAAAAAGGTGAAGCGCAGAGAGCTTAAGAAGAACCCACTGAAGAACTTGAGGATCATGATGAGACTGAACCCATATGCCAAGACAGCTAAACGTAATGCCATCCTGCGCCAGGCTGCAAAT aTAAAGGCTAAAGAGACAAAACCAGTCAAGGTTAAGAAACCAATCAAGAAGAAGCCTGTAAAGGAGGAGAAACCAGCCAAGTAA
- the ZWILCH gene encoding protein zwilch homolog, producing the protein MWSERHPAAVELQRFLSRISDDVKKGNTVGPSPFEDDLQVQAFSAGQCKSLEHFWSGTGMFFVLEKKPFRLEDNVMDESKMNDSHTSDGSLQESSQPMPVPTMRARQLLSSYTMAQNPNMAQLRDGKPVEILPPLWVRCDSSDAEGTCWLGAEPIKANRNEITGMSFRMVTCAGPTTDKTSFPNLEMLRKTHRERHHSSAMQTRGFAQYDLFGTNAIENSVIESQSSIMVDFVWNGVDSILQIPPLTSAATLNVKVESGDLRSPVYPVYKELDFLLVLAEGLKTGVTEWPETTEAKSAVELVQELLNELKNKLDGVNNSASKKEPEKVKSDAAAVDSSIQSFIAERGDLDFAEMLWCKMRKSVSSYQDVVNCFSLVIQSLKHGEAHPWIHRGSSSTLSKLIQQSYTGNMQNISLSGLTPIRMLLEIGLDKMKKDYINCFIGQDLATFNYLDYFITSEVDLQEQVHRVKKLHHMLELVVICNAFLSLGHENLFPLTQSCLKYYKENPWNEQHVFQLPIRPSIISHFYQTSHPQIWRVEVLSGHGQKELKTSWQLSSRPPVDHVFFDIPDVPIDMTMSGESEEILYYRTQVSCSQVHFL; encoded by the exons ATGTGGTCCGAgaggcacccagcagccgtggaATTACAACGATTTCTTAGCAG GATAAGTGACGATGTGAAAAAAGGAAACACTGTAGGCCCTTCTCCTTTCGAG GATGACCTTCAAGTTCAAGCGTTCAGTGCTGGCCAATGCAAATCATTAGAACATTTCTGGAGCGGAACTGGAATGTTTTTTGTCTTGGAGAAAAAA CCTTTCAGATTAGAAGACAATGTGATGGATGAGTCCAAGATGAACGACAGTCACACTTCTGATGGGTCACTTCAAGAAAGTTCTCAGCCTATGCCTGTTCCTACCATGAGAGCAAG GCAGTTGCTTTCTAGCTACACAATGGCACAAAATCCCAACATGGCCCAGTTGAGGGATGGGAAGCCAGTGGAGATTCTTCCTCCGTTATGGGTGCGGTGCGACAGCTCAGATGCCGAAGGAACATGCTGGCTGGGAGCCGAGCCTATTAAAGCCAACCGGAATGAGATCACGGGGATGAGTTTCCGCATGGTGACCTGTGCAG gcCCCACCACTGATAAAACCTCCTTTCCTAACTTAGAGATGCTCAGGAAAACCCACAGAGAGAGGCACCATTCTTCAGCT atgcAGACAAGGGGGTTTGCTCAATATGATCTGTTTGGAACCAACGCAATAGAAAACTCTGTTATAGAATCCCAAAGCAGTATCATGGTTGATTTTGTCTGGAATGGAGTGGACAGCATCCTGCAGATACCCCCACTGACATCCGCAGCCACACTG AATGTTAAAGTAGAATCGGGTGACCTCCGGAGCCCTGTGTATCCTGTATATAAAGAGTTGGACTTTCTGCTC GTGTTAGCAGAAGGTTTAAAGACGGGGGTAACAGAATGGCCGGAGACAACCGAGGCCAAATCAGCTGTAGAATTAGTCCAGGAACTTCTAAATG AGCTGAAAAATAAACTGGATGGGGTTAATAATTCAGCATCCAAGAAAGAACCagaa AAAGTTAAAAGCGACGCTGCAGCAGTGGACAGCTCCATCCAGTCCTTTATCGCAGAACGCGGGGATCTGGACTTCGCAGAAATGTTGTGGTGCAAGATGAGAAAAA GTGTTTCTTCATACCAGGATGTGGTGAACTGTTTCTCGCTTGTCATCCAGTCCCTGAAGCATGGGGAGGCGCACCCCTGG atCCATCGTGGGAGTAGCAGCACATTGAGCAAACTCATTCAGCAGTCGTACACCGGAAACATGCAGAATATCTCCCTTTCGGGACTAACACCCATCAGGATGCTGCTAGAGATTGGCTTGGACAAAATGAAGAAAGATTACATCAACTGCTTCATAG GTCAGGACCTTGCTACTTTCAATTACCTG GATTACTTTATTACCTCTGAAGTGGATCTACAGGAGCAGGTTCATAGGGTGAAAAAACTGCACCACATGCTGGAGTTGGTTGTCATATGCAATGCCTTCCTGAGCCTGGGACATGAAAACCTCTTTCCACTCACACA GTCCTGTTTAAAGTACTACAAAGAAAACCCTTGGAACGAGCAACATGTTTTTCAGCTTCCAATTCGTCCAAGCATCATAAGCCACTTTTACCAGAC ATCCCACCCTCAGATCTGGAGAGTCGAGGTGCTCAGCGGACATGGTCAGAAGGAACTGAAAACCAGCTGGCAACTCAGTTCCAGGCCTCCTGTAGATCACGTTTTCTTTGACATCCCAG ATGTGCCAATAGACATGACAATGAGCGGGGAGAGCGAAGAGATTTTGTATTATCGCACGCAGGTCAGCTGTAGCCAAGTGCACTTCC